A genomic segment from Thamnophis elegans isolate rThaEle1 chromosome 3, rThaEle1.pri, whole genome shotgun sequence encodes:
- the PJA2 gene encoding E3 ubiquitin-protein ligase Praja-2 isoform X6, protein MYVCVLRLPLVVPSRPLAWEAVMGQEAGKPTWPKPTGGYQTITGRRYGRRHAYVSFRPSLMNQERYSNQQTEECEGLELDSVLKENLLCSSPHVPVCSPLVDAPLLPNIGSEEPACEADSNHAITIDTSMFSPTCYNLCDHQNVANNENSNDNVESTSEECNNLHGQNGIAFVNIDSYEPDSSDGEEDGFQNAITLAKEETGLFQEKLDNMLSRLEKDMDSFSDLQSHLPSFSHNTISKSFEDLRLVPFRRLSSIESDTVYQNKSLSKISNDETLAKSNLISYDLEQKNSTVEPTIRTHVGICNALSTTSMKVDQENSAELVVRPKVRKQNPVSEIDKKQSVMNEEEEKRSSKMWTDNVDDQPCNAEIISKHSKEKKSNIIFDPKEYELAEKKVKNEPRKHNTSLQEKSKIDDSAFWDEFEDCGINLSNSNKDEDDSSECSDGEWSASLPSYFSVTVKDQSSSDESWETLPGKEEQEPEEQSDSSGVEEEHNDFGFQSREQTSLEDGEIPWLQYHEEIESSSDEENDQASHFVHPGFFMLDGNNNLEDDSSMSEDLDVEWRLLDEFGDGLGVAQAISYVDPQFLTYMALEERLAQAMEVTSMFMEMTYQRLQVLAISDCLHSKCR, encoded by the exons TGATGGGTCAGGAAGCTGGAAAACCCACATGGCCAAAACCAACAGGAGGCTATCAAACTATTACTGGGAGAAGATATGGAAGAAGACATGCCTATGTCAGTTTTAGACCATCTCTGATGAATCAAGAAAGATATTCAAACCAACAGACAGAAGAATGTGAAGGATTAGAACTAGACAGTGTTCTAAAAGaaaatttattgt GTTCCAGTCCACatgttcctgtatgttctccatTGGTAGATGCGCCATTATTACCAAATATTGGATCAGAAGAACCTGCTTGTGAAGCTGATTCTAACCACGCTATCACCATAGATACTTCCATGTTTTCTCCAACGTGCTACAATTTGTGTGATCACCAAAATGTTGCCAACAATGAGAATTCTAATGACAATGTGGAGTCTACTTCTGAAGAGTGCAATAATCTTCATGGCCAGAATGGAATAGCCTTTGTAAACATTGACTCTTATGAACCAGACAGCAGTGATGGAGAGGAAGATGGTTTCCAAAATGCTATCACATTAGCTAAAGAAGAAACAGGACTGTTTCaagaaaaactggacaatatGCTTTCTAGGTTAGAAAAAGATATGGACTCCTTCAGTGATTTGCAGTCACATCTGCCTAGTTTCAGTCATAATACCATAAGTAAAAGTTTTGAAGATCTTAGACTAGTGCCTTTTAGAAGACTTTCTAGCATAGAATCAGATACTGTTTATCAAAACAAGTCACTTTCGAAAATATCTAATGATGAAACTTTAGCAAAAAGTAACCTTATTTCTTATGATTTAGAACAGAAAAACAGTACAGTTGAGCCTACAATTAGGACACATGTTGGAATTTGTAATGCACTGAGTACTACAAGCATGAAAGTGGACCAAGAGAATTCAGCTGAATTGGTAGTAAGACCCAAAGTTAGAAAACAGAATCCTGTTAGTGAGATTGATAAAAAACAGTCTGTAATgaatgaagaggaagaaaaaagaagtagtAAAATGTGGACTGATAATGTGGATGATCAGCCATGCAATGCTGAAATTATCTCAaagcatagtaaagaaaaaaaatctaatatcatTTTTGACCCCAAAGAGTATGAATTGgctgaaaagaaagtaaaaaatgaaccaaggaaacaCAATAcaagtcttcaagaaaaaagtaaaatagatGATAGTGCTTTTTGGGATGAATTTGAAGATTGTGGTATAAATCTATCTAATTCCAACAAAGATGAAGATGACAG CTCAGAATGCAGTGATGGTGAATGGTCTGCATCCCTGCCTTCTTACTTTTCTGTGACTGTGAAAGATCAGTCCTCCAGTGATGAAAGCTGGGAGACACTTCCAGGCAAAGAGGAACAGGAACCTGAAGAGCAGAGTGATAGCAGTGGTGTGGAAGAGGAACATAATGATTTTGGTTTCCAATCACG GGAACAGACTTCTCTAGAGGATGGAGAGATTCCTTGGTTGCAATACCATGAAGAAATCGAAAGTAGCAGTGATGAAGAAAATGATCAAGCTAGCCATTTTGTACATCCTGGCTTTTTTATGTTAGATGGGAACAACAATCTAGAAGATGATTCCAGTATGAGTGAAGACCTAGATGTTGAATGGAG GCTACTTGATGAATTTGGGGATGGTCTTGGGGTTGCTCAAGCAATTTCGTATGTGGATCCCCAGTTCCTTACTTATATGGCCTTGGAAGAACGATTGGCACAGGCTATGGAG GTAACAAGCATGTTCATGGAAATGACTTATCAGCGTCTACAGGTACTTGCAATTTCTGATTGCCTACATTCCAAATGTAGATAA
- the PJA2 gene encoding E3 ubiquitin-protein ligase Praja-2 isoform X7: MYVCVLRLPLVVPSRPLAWEAVMGQEAGKPTWPKPTGGYQTITGRRYGRRHAYVSFRPSLMNQERYSNQQTEECEGLELDSVLKENLLCSSPHVPVCSPLVDAPLLPNIGSEEPACEADSNHAITIDTSMFSPTCYNLCDHQNVANNENSNDNVESTSEECNNLHGQNGIAFVNIDSYEPDSSDGEEDGFQNAITLAKEETGLFQEKLDNMLSRLEKDMDSFSDLQSHLPSFSHNTISKSFEDLRLVPFRRLSSIESDTVYQNKSLSKISNDETLAKSNLISYDLEQKNSTVEPTIRTHVGICNALSTTSMKVDQENSAELVVRPKVRKQNPVSEIDKKQSVMNEEEEKRSSKMWTDNVDDQPCNAEIISKHSKEKKSNIIFDPKEYELAEKKVKNEPRKHNTSLQEKSKIDDSAFWDEFEDCGINLSNSNKDEDDSSECSDGEWSASLPSYFSVTVKDQSSSDESWETLPGKEEQEPEEQSDSSGVEEEHNDFGFQSREQTSLEDGEIPWLQYHEEIESSSDEENDQASHFVHPGFFMLDGNNNLEDDSSMSEDLDVEWRLLDEFGDGLGVAQAISYVDPQFLTYMALEERLAQAMEVTSMFMEMTYQRLQSIRRSGV, encoded by the exons TGATGGGTCAGGAAGCTGGAAAACCCACATGGCCAAAACCAACAGGAGGCTATCAAACTATTACTGGGAGAAGATATGGAAGAAGACATGCCTATGTCAGTTTTAGACCATCTCTGATGAATCAAGAAAGATATTCAAACCAACAGACAGAAGAATGTGAAGGATTAGAACTAGACAGTGTTCTAAAAGaaaatttattgt GTTCCAGTCCACatgttcctgtatgttctccatTGGTAGATGCGCCATTATTACCAAATATTGGATCAGAAGAACCTGCTTGTGAAGCTGATTCTAACCACGCTATCACCATAGATACTTCCATGTTTTCTCCAACGTGCTACAATTTGTGTGATCACCAAAATGTTGCCAACAATGAGAATTCTAATGACAATGTGGAGTCTACTTCTGAAGAGTGCAATAATCTTCATGGCCAGAATGGAATAGCCTTTGTAAACATTGACTCTTATGAACCAGACAGCAGTGATGGAGAGGAAGATGGTTTCCAAAATGCTATCACATTAGCTAAAGAAGAAACAGGACTGTTTCaagaaaaactggacaatatGCTTTCTAGGTTAGAAAAAGATATGGACTCCTTCAGTGATTTGCAGTCACATCTGCCTAGTTTCAGTCATAATACCATAAGTAAAAGTTTTGAAGATCTTAGACTAGTGCCTTTTAGAAGACTTTCTAGCATAGAATCAGATACTGTTTATCAAAACAAGTCACTTTCGAAAATATCTAATGATGAAACTTTAGCAAAAAGTAACCTTATTTCTTATGATTTAGAACAGAAAAACAGTACAGTTGAGCCTACAATTAGGACACATGTTGGAATTTGTAATGCACTGAGTACTACAAGCATGAAAGTGGACCAAGAGAATTCAGCTGAATTGGTAGTAAGACCCAAAGTTAGAAAACAGAATCCTGTTAGTGAGATTGATAAAAAACAGTCTGTAATgaatgaagaggaagaaaaaagaagtagtAAAATGTGGACTGATAATGTGGATGATCAGCCATGCAATGCTGAAATTATCTCAaagcatagtaaagaaaaaaaatctaatatcatTTTTGACCCCAAAGAGTATGAATTGgctgaaaagaaagtaaaaaatgaaccaaggaaacaCAATAcaagtcttcaagaaaaaagtaaaatagatGATAGTGCTTTTTGGGATGAATTTGAAGATTGTGGTATAAATCTATCTAATTCCAACAAAGATGAAGATGACAG CTCAGAATGCAGTGATGGTGAATGGTCTGCATCCCTGCCTTCTTACTTTTCTGTGACTGTGAAAGATCAGTCCTCCAGTGATGAAAGCTGGGAGACACTTCCAGGCAAAGAGGAACAGGAACCTGAAGAGCAGAGTGATAGCAGTGGTGTGGAAGAGGAACATAATGATTTTGGTTTCCAATCACG GGAACAGACTTCTCTAGAGGATGGAGAGATTCCTTGGTTGCAATACCATGAAGAAATCGAAAGTAGCAGTGATGAAGAAAATGATCAAGCTAGCCATTTTGTACATCCTGGCTTTTTTATGTTAGATGGGAACAACAATCTAGAAGATGATTCCAGTATGAGTGAAGACCTAGATGTTGAATGGAG GCTACTTGATGAATTTGGGGATGGTCTTGGGGTTGCTCAAGCAATTTCGTATGTGGATCCCCAGTTCCTTACTTATATGGCCTTGGAAGAACGATTGGCACAGGCTATGGAG GTAACAAGCATGTTCATGGAAATGACTTATCAGCGTCTACAG agtataagacgctccggagtataa